From Drosophila virilis strain 15010-1051.87 chromosome X, Dvir_AGI_RSII-ME, whole genome shotgun sequence, the proteins below share one genomic window:
- the HDAC6 gene encoding histone deacetylase 6 isoform X4 yields MSSPIVTRRGAQQAKIQTRAMVKSKSTSTSSSSATAAAAAAAAAANAATGPNANSSNGAGSCGPRKPSPALQEAKRRARNMLKSQNNGTAAQLEPVIDIFQNALNAKSMHRGPTALIYDETMSEHCCLWDSTHQERPERFTRTLERCRELKLVERCLQLNSRLATKDEILKLHSMEHYERLEQTSAVHDAEAMEELSSHYDAIYIHPSTFRLSLLASGSTIELVEQLLLGKAQNGMAIIRPPGHHAMKSEFNGYCYFNNVALAAQHALDAHQLQRILIIDYDVHHGQGTQRFFYNDSRVLYFSIHRYEHGSFWPNLQESDYHAIGAGSGTGYNFNVPLNAKGLGNGDYMAIFQQLLLPVAMEYQPELIIVSAGYDAALGCPEGEMEVTPACYPHLLNPLLHLANCRVAVVLEGGYCVESLSEGAALTLRALLGDPCPALVEPLQLPSPVLREALLNCIYVHRPYWRCLQLQQTYTPGELQSASTIPLHRVQRIWLGGPPPAPDQRYPTRGTSAQLSAAVVASNASRLSLLRAETQLSVPPVRVCYAYDAQMLQHFNLHDATHPEQPMRIRQIHQMHEDYQLLDRMQQLAARAATTDEVCLAHTRAHVNSVRRLLGRSVEELQQVGAGYNSVYLHPRTFECAILASGAVLQAVDSVLRGQSRSGICNVRPPGHHAEPDQPHGFCIFNNVAIAAQYAIREYALERILIVDWDVHHGNGTQHIFESNPKVLYISVHRYEHGAFFPKGPAGNYDVVGKNAGRGFNVNIPWNKKGMGDLEYALAFQQLILPIAYEFNPQLVLVSAGFDAAIGDPLGGCKVTPEGYGLFTHWLSALAGGRIIVCLEGGYNVNSISYAMTMCTKTLLGDPVPTPQFATTAHQRSPTVAFQSCVETLQLCVEQQRHHWKSLVFGCKLPQFVLGENNNEDFLAATMDRLSISNDDPLGAAGGDIDAQPDPGQDRPSGSKPKVKQ; encoded by the exons ATG AGCTCACCGATCGTAACGCGACGAGGCGCACAACAGGCCAAAATACAAACTCGCGCCATGGTCAAGTCGaagtcgacgtcgacgtcgtcgtcatcggcgacggcggcggcggcggcagcagcagcagcagcgaacgCAGCGACGGGGCCGaacgccaacagcagcaacggcgcCGGCAGCTGCGGTCCACGCAAACCGAGTCCAGCGCTTCAGGAGGCAAAACGTCGGGCGCGGAACATGCTCAAATCGCAGAACAACGGCACAGCCGCCCAGCTGGAGCCAGTTATCGATATCTTTCAGAAT GCCCTCAACGCGAAGAGCATGCATCGTGGCCCCACCGCGCTCATCTATGATGAGACCATGAGCGAGCATTGCTGCCTCTGGGACAGCACACATCAGGAGCGACCCGAACGCTTTACGCGCACCCTGGAGCG ATGTCGCGAGCTGAAGCTAGTGGAGCGTTGCCTGCAGCTAAACTCCCGTCTGGCGACAAAGGACGAAATCCTGAAGCTACACTCAATGGAGCATTACGAGCGACTGGAGCAGACGTCGGCCGTGCACGATGCGGAGGCTATGGAGGAGCTAAGCTCCCATTATGACGCCATCTACATACATCCG TCCACGTTCAGGCTGTCGCTCTTGGCCAGCGGCTCGACCATAGAGCTggtggagcagctgctgctgggtaAGGCGCAGAATGGCATGGCCATAATACGACCGCCGGGCCATCATGCGATGAAGTCGGAATTCAATGGTTATTGCTATTTTAATAATGTGGCGCTTGCTGCACAGCATGCTCTCGATGCGCACCAGCTGCAGCGCATCCTGATTATCGACTACGATGTGCATCATGGCCAGGGTACGCAGCGCTTCTTCTATAACGATTCCAG GGTCTTGTATTTCTCGATACATCGCTATGAGCACGGCAGCTTCTGGCCGAATCTGCAGGAATCGGATTACCATGCGATTGGCGCTGGCTCCGGCACCGGCTACAATTTCAATGTGCCGCTGAATGCCAAGGGCTTGGGCAATGGCGATTATATGGCCATattccagcagctgctgctgccggttGCCATGGAATATCAGCCGGAGCTGATTATTGTCTCGGCCGGCTATGATGCGGCCCTGGGCTGCCCGGAGGGTGAGATGGAGGTGACGCCCGCCTGCTATCCGCATCTGCTCAATCCGCTGCTGCATTTGGCCAATTGCCGTGTTGCCGTTGTGCTCGAGGGCGGCTACTGTGTGGAATCGTTGTCCGAGGGCGCCGCCTTGACGCTGCGCGCCCTGCTGGGTGATCCGTGCCCGGCGCTGGTGGAGCCGCTGCAGTTGCCCAGCCCGGTGCTGCGCGAGGCCCTGCTCAACTGCATCTATGTGCATCGTCCGTACTGGCGctgcctgcagctgcagcagaccTATACGCCCGGCGAACTGCAGTCGGCCAGCACGATTCCGTTGCATCGCGTGCAGCGCATTTGGCTGGGCGGCCCGCCGCCAGCGCCAGATCAGCGCTATCCGACGCGCGGCACCTCCGCCCAGCTGAGTGCCGCTGTTGTCGCCAGCAATGCGTCCCGTTTGAGTTTGTTGCGCGCCGAGACGCAGCTGTCGGTGCCGCCGGTGCGTGTTTGTTATGCCTACGATGCCCAAATGTTGcagcatttcaatttgcacGATGCCACCCATCCGGAGCAGCCGATGCGCATACGTCAGATCCATCAGATGCACGAGGACTATCAGCTGCTGGATCGgatgcagcagctggcggcgcGCGCCGCCACCACGGACGAGGTGTGCCTGGCCCATACGCGCGCCCATGTCAATTCGGTGCGTCGCCTGCTGGGTCGCAGCGTTGAGGAACTGCAGCAAGTGGGCGCCGGCTACAATTCGGTGTACCTGCATCCGCGCACCTTCGAGTGCGCCATACTAGCCTCCGGCGCCGTACTCCAGGCGGTCGATAGCGTACTGCGCGGCCAATCCCGCAGCGGCATCTGCAATGTTCGACCGCCGGGCCATCACGCCGAACCGGATCAGCCGCACGGCTTTTGCATATTCAATAATGTGGCCATTGCGGCCCAGTATGCGATACGGGAATATGCACTCGAGCGCATCCTCATTGTCGACTGGGATGTTCACCATGGCAACGGCACACAGCACATCTTTGAGTCCAATCCCAAGGTGCTCTACATAAGTGTTCATCGCTACGAGCATGGCGCCTTCTTTCCCAAGGGTCCCGCCGGCAACTACGATGTCGTGGGCAAGAATGCCGGCCGTGGCTTCAATGTCAATATTCCCTGGAATAAG AAGGGCATGGGCGATCTGGAGTACGCATTGGCCTTTCAGCAGCTAATCCTGCCCATCGCCTACGAGTTCAATCCGCAGCTGGTGCTCGTCTCGGCCGGCTTCGATGCGGCCATTGGGGATCCGTTGGGCGGCTGCAAGGTGACACCGGAGGGCTACGGCCTGTTCACCCATTGGCTGTCGGCCTTGGCCGGCGGTCGGATCATCGTCTGCCTGGAGGGCGGCTACAATGTCAACTCCATATCGTATGCGATGACCATGTGCACTAAAACGCTGCTGGGCGATCCGGTGCCGACGCCCCAATTCGCAACGACCGCACACCAACGCTCACCGACGGTGGCCTTCCAGAGCTGCGTGGAGACGCTGCAGCTGTGCGTGGAACAGCAGCGTCATCATTGGAAGTCGCTCGTCTTTGGCTGCAAGCTGCCCCAATTCGTTTTGGGCGAAAACAATAACGAGGATTTTCTTGCTGCTACCATGGACCGATTGAGTATATCAAATGACGATCCACTCGGCGCCGCCGGCGGCGATATCGACGCACAGCCCGATCCCGGCCAGGACCGGCCCAGCGGCAGCAAGCCCAAAGTCAAG caataa
- the HDAC6 gene encoding histone deacetylase 6 isoform X3 encodes MSSPIVTRRGAQQAKIQTRAMVKSKSTSTSSSSATAAAAAAAAAANAATGPNANSSNGAGSCGPRKPSPALQEAKRRARNMLKSQNNGTAAQLEPVIDIFQNALNAKSMHRGPTALIYDETMSEHCCLWDSTHQERPERFTRTLERCRELKLVERCLQLNSRLATKDEILKLHSMEHYERLEQTSAVHDAEAMEELSSHYDAIYIHPSTFRLSLLASGSTIELVEQLLLGKAQNGMAIIRPPGHHAMKSEFNGYCYFNNVALAAQHALDAHQLQRILIIDYDVHHGQGTQRFFYNDSRVLYFSIHRYEHGSFWPNLQESDYHAIGAGSGTGYNFNVPLNAKGLGNGDYMAIFQQLLLPVAMEYQPELIIVSAGYDAALGCPEGEMEVTPACYPHLLNPLLHLANCRVAVVLEGGYCVESLSEGAALTLRALLGDPCPALVEPLQLPSPVLREALLNCIYVHRPYWRCLQLQQTYTPGELQSASTIPLHRVQRIWLGGPPPAPDQRYPTRGTSAQLSAAVVASNASRLSLLRAETQLSVPPVRVCYAYDAQMLQHFNLHDATHPEQPMRIRQIHQMHEDYQLLDRMQQLAARAATTDEVCLAHTRAHVNSVRRLLGRSVEELQQVGAGYNSVYLHPRTFECAILASGAVLQAVDSVLRGQSRSGICNVRPPGHHAEPDQPHGFCIFNNVAIAAQYAIREYALERILIVDWDVHHGNGTQHIFESNPKVLYISVHRYEHGAFFPKGPAGNYDVVGKNAGRGFNVNIPWNKKGMGDLEYALAFQQLILPIAYEFNPQLVLVSAGFDAAIGDPLGGCKVTPEGYGLFTHWLSALAGGRIIVCLEGGYNVNSISYAMTMCTKTLLGDPVPTPQFATTAHQRSPTVAFQSCVETLQLCVEQQRHHWKSLVFGCKLPQFVLGENNNEDFLAATMDRLSISNDDPLGAAGGDIDAQPDPGQDRPSGSKPKVKVKTLSEFMAEHKEQ; translated from the exons ATG AGCTCACCGATCGTAACGCGACGAGGCGCACAACAGGCCAAAATACAAACTCGCGCCATGGTCAAGTCGaagtcgacgtcgacgtcgtcgtcatcggcgacggcggcggcggcggcagcagcagcagcagcgaacgCAGCGACGGGGCCGaacgccaacagcagcaacggcgcCGGCAGCTGCGGTCCACGCAAACCGAGTCCAGCGCTTCAGGAGGCAAAACGTCGGGCGCGGAACATGCTCAAATCGCAGAACAACGGCACAGCCGCCCAGCTGGAGCCAGTTATCGATATCTTTCAGAAT GCCCTCAACGCGAAGAGCATGCATCGTGGCCCCACCGCGCTCATCTATGATGAGACCATGAGCGAGCATTGCTGCCTCTGGGACAGCACACATCAGGAGCGACCCGAACGCTTTACGCGCACCCTGGAGCG ATGTCGCGAGCTGAAGCTAGTGGAGCGTTGCCTGCAGCTAAACTCCCGTCTGGCGACAAAGGACGAAATCCTGAAGCTACACTCAATGGAGCATTACGAGCGACTGGAGCAGACGTCGGCCGTGCACGATGCGGAGGCTATGGAGGAGCTAAGCTCCCATTATGACGCCATCTACATACATCCG TCCACGTTCAGGCTGTCGCTCTTGGCCAGCGGCTCGACCATAGAGCTggtggagcagctgctgctgggtaAGGCGCAGAATGGCATGGCCATAATACGACCGCCGGGCCATCATGCGATGAAGTCGGAATTCAATGGTTATTGCTATTTTAATAATGTGGCGCTTGCTGCACAGCATGCTCTCGATGCGCACCAGCTGCAGCGCATCCTGATTATCGACTACGATGTGCATCATGGCCAGGGTACGCAGCGCTTCTTCTATAACGATTCCAG GGTCTTGTATTTCTCGATACATCGCTATGAGCACGGCAGCTTCTGGCCGAATCTGCAGGAATCGGATTACCATGCGATTGGCGCTGGCTCCGGCACCGGCTACAATTTCAATGTGCCGCTGAATGCCAAGGGCTTGGGCAATGGCGATTATATGGCCATattccagcagctgctgctgccggttGCCATGGAATATCAGCCGGAGCTGATTATTGTCTCGGCCGGCTATGATGCGGCCCTGGGCTGCCCGGAGGGTGAGATGGAGGTGACGCCCGCCTGCTATCCGCATCTGCTCAATCCGCTGCTGCATTTGGCCAATTGCCGTGTTGCCGTTGTGCTCGAGGGCGGCTACTGTGTGGAATCGTTGTCCGAGGGCGCCGCCTTGACGCTGCGCGCCCTGCTGGGTGATCCGTGCCCGGCGCTGGTGGAGCCGCTGCAGTTGCCCAGCCCGGTGCTGCGCGAGGCCCTGCTCAACTGCATCTATGTGCATCGTCCGTACTGGCGctgcctgcagctgcagcagaccTATACGCCCGGCGAACTGCAGTCGGCCAGCACGATTCCGTTGCATCGCGTGCAGCGCATTTGGCTGGGCGGCCCGCCGCCAGCGCCAGATCAGCGCTATCCGACGCGCGGCACCTCCGCCCAGCTGAGTGCCGCTGTTGTCGCCAGCAATGCGTCCCGTTTGAGTTTGTTGCGCGCCGAGACGCAGCTGTCGGTGCCGCCGGTGCGTGTTTGTTATGCCTACGATGCCCAAATGTTGcagcatttcaatttgcacGATGCCACCCATCCGGAGCAGCCGATGCGCATACGTCAGATCCATCAGATGCACGAGGACTATCAGCTGCTGGATCGgatgcagcagctggcggcgcGCGCCGCCACCACGGACGAGGTGTGCCTGGCCCATACGCGCGCCCATGTCAATTCGGTGCGTCGCCTGCTGGGTCGCAGCGTTGAGGAACTGCAGCAAGTGGGCGCCGGCTACAATTCGGTGTACCTGCATCCGCGCACCTTCGAGTGCGCCATACTAGCCTCCGGCGCCGTACTCCAGGCGGTCGATAGCGTACTGCGCGGCCAATCCCGCAGCGGCATCTGCAATGTTCGACCGCCGGGCCATCACGCCGAACCGGATCAGCCGCACGGCTTTTGCATATTCAATAATGTGGCCATTGCGGCCCAGTATGCGATACGGGAATATGCACTCGAGCGCATCCTCATTGTCGACTGGGATGTTCACCATGGCAACGGCACACAGCACATCTTTGAGTCCAATCCCAAGGTGCTCTACATAAGTGTTCATCGCTACGAGCATGGCGCCTTCTTTCCCAAGGGTCCCGCCGGCAACTACGATGTCGTGGGCAAGAATGCCGGCCGTGGCTTCAATGTCAATATTCCCTGGAATAAG AAGGGCATGGGCGATCTGGAGTACGCATTGGCCTTTCAGCAGCTAATCCTGCCCATCGCCTACGAGTTCAATCCGCAGCTGGTGCTCGTCTCGGCCGGCTTCGATGCGGCCATTGGGGATCCGTTGGGCGGCTGCAAGGTGACACCGGAGGGCTACGGCCTGTTCACCCATTGGCTGTCGGCCTTGGCCGGCGGTCGGATCATCGTCTGCCTGGAGGGCGGCTACAATGTCAACTCCATATCGTATGCGATGACCATGTGCACTAAAACGCTGCTGGGCGATCCGGTGCCGACGCCCCAATTCGCAACGACCGCACACCAACGCTCACCGACGGTGGCCTTCCAGAGCTGCGTGGAGACGCTGCAGCTGTGCGTGGAACAGCAGCGTCATCATTGGAAGTCGCTCGTCTTTGGCTGCAAGCTGCCCCAATTCGTTTTGGGCGAAAACAATAACGAGGATTTTCTTGCTGCTACCATGGACCGATTGAGTATATCAAATGACGATCCACTCGGCGCCGCCGGCGGCGATATCGACGCACAGCCCGATCCCGGCCAGGACCGGCCCAGCGGCAGCAAGCCCAAAGTCAAGGTAAAAACGCTCAGCGAGTTTATGGCCGAGCACAAGGAG caataa
- the HDAC6 gene encoding histone deacetylase 6 isoform X1, whose product MSSPIVTRRGAQQAKIQTRAMVKSKSTSTSSSSATAAAAAAAAAANAATGPNANSSNGAGSCGPRKPSPALQEAKRRARNMLKSQNNGTAAQLEPVIDIFQNALNAKSMHRGPTALIYDETMSEHCCLWDSTHQERPERFTRTLERCRELKLVERCLQLNSRLATKDEILKLHSMEHYERLEQTSAVHDAEAMEELSSHYDAIYIHPSTFRLSLLASGSTIELVEQLLLGKAQNGMAIIRPPGHHAMKSEFNGYCYFNNVALAAQHALDAHQLQRILIIDYDVHHGQGTQRFFYNDSRVLYFSIHRYEHGSFWPNLQESDYHAIGAGSGTGYNFNVPLNAKGLGNGDYMAIFQQLLLPVAMEYQPELIIVSAGYDAALGCPEGEMEVTPACYPHLLNPLLHLANCRVAVVLEGGYCVESLSEGAALTLRALLGDPCPALVEPLQLPSPVLREALLNCIYVHRPYWRCLQLQQTYTPGELQSASTIPLHRVQRIWLGGPPPAPDQRYPTRGTSAQLSAAVVASNASRLSLLRAETQLSVPPVRVCYAYDAQMLQHFNLHDATHPEQPMRIRQIHQMHEDYQLLDRMQQLAARAATTDEVCLAHTRAHVNSVRRLLGRSVEELQQVGAGYNSVYLHPRTFECAILASGAVLQAVDSVLRGQSRSGICNVRPPGHHAEPDQPHGFCIFNNVAIAAQYAIREYALERILIVDWDVHHGNGTQHIFESNPKVLYISVHRYEHGAFFPKGPAGNYDVVGKNAGRGFNVNIPWNKKGMGDLEYALAFQQLILPIAYEFNPQLVLVSAGFDAAIGDPLGGCKVTPEGYGLFTHWLSALAGGRIIVCLEGGYNVNSISYAMTMCTKTLLGDPVPTPQFATTAHQRSPTVAFQSCVETLQLCVEQQRHHWKSLVFGCKLPQFVLGENNNEDFLAATMDRLSISNDDPLGAAGGDIDAQPDPGQDRPSGSKPKVKVKTLSEFMAEHKEALEQQEMFAIYPLKSCPHLSLLRPEEVPKSIKTNGACGDCASTVENWVCLSCQSIGCGRYINEHMEQHCRRAKHPLVLSFSDLSVWCYECSAYIDHPLLYAYQNLAHLDKFQEPMAWTHGCMQRSDGCYPIEAEHQDNDRNSDRDKDKDKDKDSGSSNTNSSSIGSGYYIQLERNN is encoded by the exons ATG AGCTCACCGATCGTAACGCGACGAGGCGCACAACAGGCCAAAATACAAACTCGCGCCATGGTCAAGTCGaagtcgacgtcgacgtcgtcgtcatcggcgacggcggcggcggcggcagcagcagcagcagcgaacgCAGCGACGGGGCCGaacgccaacagcagcaacggcgcCGGCAGCTGCGGTCCACGCAAACCGAGTCCAGCGCTTCAGGAGGCAAAACGTCGGGCGCGGAACATGCTCAAATCGCAGAACAACGGCACAGCCGCCCAGCTGGAGCCAGTTATCGATATCTTTCAGAAT GCCCTCAACGCGAAGAGCATGCATCGTGGCCCCACCGCGCTCATCTATGATGAGACCATGAGCGAGCATTGCTGCCTCTGGGACAGCACACATCAGGAGCGACCCGAACGCTTTACGCGCACCCTGGAGCG ATGTCGCGAGCTGAAGCTAGTGGAGCGTTGCCTGCAGCTAAACTCCCGTCTGGCGACAAAGGACGAAATCCTGAAGCTACACTCAATGGAGCATTACGAGCGACTGGAGCAGACGTCGGCCGTGCACGATGCGGAGGCTATGGAGGAGCTAAGCTCCCATTATGACGCCATCTACATACATCCG TCCACGTTCAGGCTGTCGCTCTTGGCCAGCGGCTCGACCATAGAGCTggtggagcagctgctgctgggtaAGGCGCAGAATGGCATGGCCATAATACGACCGCCGGGCCATCATGCGATGAAGTCGGAATTCAATGGTTATTGCTATTTTAATAATGTGGCGCTTGCTGCACAGCATGCTCTCGATGCGCACCAGCTGCAGCGCATCCTGATTATCGACTACGATGTGCATCATGGCCAGGGTACGCAGCGCTTCTTCTATAACGATTCCAG GGTCTTGTATTTCTCGATACATCGCTATGAGCACGGCAGCTTCTGGCCGAATCTGCAGGAATCGGATTACCATGCGATTGGCGCTGGCTCCGGCACCGGCTACAATTTCAATGTGCCGCTGAATGCCAAGGGCTTGGGCAATGGCGATTATATGGCCATattccagcagctgctgctgccggttGCCATGGAATATCAGCCGGAGCTGATTATTGTCTCGGCCGGCTATGATGCGGCCCTGGGCTGCCCGGAGGGTGAGATGGAGGTGACGCCCGCCTGCTATCCGCATCTGCTCAATCCGCTGCTGCATTTGGCCAATTGCCGTGTTGCCGTTGTGCTCGAGGGCGGCTACTGTGTGGAATCGTTGTCCGAGGGCGCCGCCTTGACGCTGCGCGCCCTGCTGGGTGATCCGTGCCCGGCGCTGGTGGAGCCGCTGCAGTTGCCCAGCCCGGTGCTGCGCGAGGCCCTGCTCAACTGCATCTATGTGCATCGTCCGTACTGGCGctgcctgcagctgcagcagaccTATACGCCCGGCGAACTGCAGTCGGCCAGCACGATTCCGTTGCATCGCGTGCAGCGCATTTGGCTGGGCGGCCCGCCGCCAGCGCCAGATCAGCGCTATCCGACGCGCGGCACCTCCGCCCAGCTGAGTGCCGCTGTTGTCGCCAGCAATGCGTCCCGTTTGAGTTTGTTGCGCGCCGAGACGCAGCTGTCGGTGCCGCCGGTGCGTGTTTGTTATGCCTACGATGCCCAAATGTTGcagcatttcaatttgcacGATGCCACCCATCCGGAGCAGCCGATGCGCATACGTCAGATCCATCAGATGCACGAGGACTATCAGCTGCTGGATCGgatgcagcagctggcggcgcGCGCCGCCACCACGGACGAGGTGTGCCTGGCCCATACGCGCGCCCATGTCAATTCGGTGCGTCGCCTGCTGGGTCGCAGCGTTGAGGAACTGCAGCAAGTGGGCGCCGGCTACAATTCGGTGTACCTGCATCCGCGCACCTTCGAGTGCGCCATACTAGCCTCCGGCGCCGTACTCCAGGCGGTCGATAGCGTACTGCGCGGCCAATCCCGCAGCGGCATCTGCAATGTTCGACCGCCGGGCCATCACGCCGAACCGGATCAGCCGCACGGCTTTTGCATATTCAATAATGTGGCCATTGCGGCCCAGTATGCGATACGGGAATATGCACTCGAGCGCATCCTCATTGTCGACTGGGATGTTCACCATGGCAACGGCACACAGCACATCTTTGAGTCCAATCCCAAGGTGCTCTACATAAGTGTTCATCGCTACGAGCATGGCGCCTTCTTTCCCAAGGGTCCCGCCGGCAACTACGATGTCGTGGGCAAGAATGCCGGCCGTGGCTTCAATGTCAATATTCCCTGGAATAAG AAGGGCATGGGCGATCTGGAGTACGCATTGGCCTTTCAGCAGCTAATCCTGCCCATCGCCTACGAGTTCAATCCGCAGCTGGTGCTCGTCTCGGCCGGCTTCGATGCGGCCATTGGGGATCCGTTGGGCGGCTGCAAGGTGACACCGGAGGGCTACGGCCTGTTCACCCATTGGCTGTCGGCCTTGGCCGGCGGTCGGATCATCGTCTGCCTGGAGGGCGGCTACAATGTCAACTCCATATCGTATGCGATGACCATGTGCACTAAAACGCTGCTGGGCGATCCGGTGCCGACGCCCCAATTCGCAACGACCGCACACCAACGCTCACCGACGGTGGCCTTCCAGAGCTGCGTGGAGACGCTGCAGCTGTGCGTGGAACAGCAGCGTCATCATTGGAAGTCGCTCGTCTTTGGCTGCAAGCTGCCCCAATTCGTTTTGGGCGAAAACAATAACGAGGATTTTCTTGCTGCTACCATGGACCGATTGAGTATATCAAATGACGATCCACTCGGCGCCGCCGGCGGCGATATCGACGCACAGCCCGATCCCGGCCAGGACCGGCCCAGCGGCAGCAAGCCCAAAGTCAAGGTAAAAACGCTCAGCGAGTTTATGGCCGAGCACAAGGAG GCGCTCGAGCAGCAGGAAATGTTTGCCATTTATCCCCTCAAAAGCTGCCCACACTTGAGCCTGTTGCGTCCGGAGGAGGTGCCCAAAT caataaaaacaaacggcGCATGCGGCGACTGCGCCTCAACGGTGGAGAATTGGGTATGCCTGAGCTGCCAGAGCATCGGCTGCGGTCGCTATATCAATGAGCACATGGAACAGCATTGCCGACGAGCCAAGCATCCGCTGGTCTTGAGCTTCAGCGATCTATCCGTGTGGTGCTACGAGTGCAGCGCCTATATCGATCATCCGCTGCTCTATGCCTATCAGAATCTGGCGCATCTGGACAAGTTCCAGGAGCCGATGGCCTGGACACATGGCTGCATGCAGCGCTCCGATGGCTGCTATCCGATCGAGGCGGAGCATCAGGACAACGACAGGAACAGCGACAGGGACAAGGACAAGGACAAGGACAAGGATAGCGGCTCCAGCaataccaacagcagcagcattggcaGCGGCTACTACATACAACTCGAGCGGAATAACTGA